CATGACCAGCTCGTACTTCGCGCCGTCCCGGCCCTGGATCGGCCGGACCACGATCGGCTGCAGCACCCCGAACTCGCTGATGCTGTGGATGAGCTCGGCGAGATCGTCCTGATCGAACACCGAGCGGGGCTGAGCAGCGTTCGGCACGATCTCCGCGAGCGGCAGACGCGCGAGGCGCGCTCCGGGAACCTCGAGGAGTTCGTCCGACTCGGACGCCCCGGCGTTCTGATCCGGGAAGAACACATCGACCGGGCGTGCTCGCGTGTCGTCACCGGTCGGGATGAGCGCGCCGATTCCACGGCCCAGTCCTGTTCGCTTGGCCGCCATCAGCGGGCCTCTCCTTCGGTCGCGGTCTCTCGGGTGGTTCGGGCTCCCCGACGGGCGATCTCCGCGGCCGCCTCGAGGTACGCCAGGGAGCCGGACGACTGCGGGTCGTAGCTGATGACGCTCTGCCCGTAGCTCGGTGCCTCCGAGATGCGCACATTGCGGGGGATCACGGCCTTCAGCACCTCCTTCGGGAAGTGCTCGCGCACCTCGGCTGCCACCTGGTGGGAGAGGTTCGTCCGGCCGTCGAACATGGTGAGCAGGATCGTCGAGACGCCGAGATTCGGATTGAGGTGCCGCTCGATCAGGTCGATGTTCTTGAGCAGCTGGCTGAGCCCCTCGAGCGCGTAGTACTCGCACTGGATCGGGATCAGCACCTCGCGTGCGGCGACGAAGGCGTTGATCGTCAGCAGCCCGAGCGAGGGCGGGCAGTCGATGAAGACGTAGTCGAAGGGCTCGTCCATCGCGTCGAGCATCCGGTCGAGGGCTCGGCGGAGGCGCTGCTCGCGCGCCACGAGAGAGACCAGCTCGATCTCGGCGCCGGCGAGGTGGATCGTCGCCGGCACACCGTAGAGCGTGTCGAACTCCGGGCTCTTCTGCACCACCTCGGCGAGGGGAGTGTCGTTGACGATGACGTCGTACACGCTGGTCGTCTCGGCGCGGTGCTCGATCCCGAGTGCGGTGGAGGCGTTGCCCTGCGGGTCGAGATCGATCACCAGCACCTTCGCCGCGCCGCGAGCGAGCCCGGCCGCCAGGTTCACGGTGGTCGTCGTCTTGCCGACCCCGCCCTTCTGGTTCGAGATCGTGATGACGCGGGTCGACTCCGGCTTCGGGAGCGGCTGCGCATTGAGCAACGCGCGTCGACGGGTCATGTCCGCGATCTCGCGAGCGAGAGGAGTCGAGGAGTCGAATCCGCCGGGCAGTCCAGCAGGATCGGGATGTTTCACGTGAAACCTTCGCTCGGCAGTTCGATCAGAGGGAGTACCGCGACGACCGGCGCGTGGAGTCCAGGTGATCTCGAATGCTGCCGGGGCGATCAACCCACTGTAGCTCGGACCACTCTCGTCACCTCGGAGAGCACGCCGTCGCCGAGGACGATCACCTCGGGGGGAGACAGCCGGAAGCGTCGGATCTGCTTCTCCGCCGCCCCGATCTCCTTCTCCGCGTTGATCCCCTTCAGGAGCACCAGCTCGCCTCCCTTGCGCAGCAGCGGCGCCGTCAGCGGAATGAGCTTCGACAGCGCACTGACCGCCCGCGCCGTCACCTGATCGAGCGGCCGCTCGAGCTGGGCATCCTCGGCTCGCACCCGAAGAACTGAGACATTGTCGAGTTCGAGTGCTTCGACCTGCTCCTGGAGCCAGGCCACCCGTCGTTCCATGGGCTCGATCAGTACGAACTGCACATCAGGCCGCAGGATGCCCAGGACGACGCCCGGAAGGCCGGCGCCGCTTCCCACGTCACCCACGAGTCCCGGACGCAGCAGAGGGGCCACCAGGGCGCTGTTGAGCACGTGCCGCGTCCAGAGGCGGGGAAGCTCGAGCGGGCCGATGAGGCCGCGCTCCTCGCCCTGCTCCGCCAGCGCCATCGTGAAGCGCCGGAGAAGCTCCAGGCGGTCCCCCGCGATGGTCGCGGCGGCGGCGGGCTCCGGCTCGAGAGTCGGCTGCTCCACGGCGGTCAGCCGCGGGTGATGACGGTGTGGCGCTCGCGGGCCTCGCCGCGCGACTCCGACACGAAGCCGCGCTCGCCCACCATGTCGTGCACGAGCTTGCGCTCGTAGGACGACATCGGAGGCAGGGACGCCGACGTGGCGCCCTCCTCGATGCGCTCGATCGCGCGGTCGACCAGCTGGGCCAGCTCGGCCTCGCGGGCATCGCGCGAACCGCCGATGTCGAGGATCAGCCGCGAGAACACGCCGGTCTTCGTCTGCACCGCGAGACGGGTCAGCTCCTGCAGGGCCTGAACCGTGTCGGAGCGCGAGAGGACCCGGAGGTTGGTCTCACCCGACGCGGTCACCGAGAGGTAGACGCGGCCGTTGCGCACCTCGATGTCGATGTCCCCGTCGAGGTCGCAGATGTCGAGGAACTCCTCGATGTAATCGGCGGCGACGTCGCCCTCGTCCTCGAGCTGCGAGAGGGTGGACTCCGGAGCTGCCTGGGGCTGCTCGGCGGGCGCCTCGAGGGGCTGCTGCTCGTCGGTGTACGTCTGCGTCGAATCGGTCATCTCGGTGCTACTACTTTCCGGCTTGCTTCTTGGCGCGGCTCTTGCCGACGGGCTGCTGGCGCTGCACGGCCTTCTTCTCGACGAGCGTCGTCTCGCCCGCAGGAGTGATCTCCTCGACGAGCTTGCCCTTGCGGCGCAGGCGCTCCTCGCGGGCCTTGGCGGCCTCGCTGCCGGGGGTGGGCATGTTCCGGATGACGACGAACTGCTGGACCATCGTCCAGATGTTGGAGGTCAGCCAGTAGAACATGACGCCGAGGGGGAACGCGAAGCCCGAGAAGGCGAACACGAGCGGGAGGATGTACAGCAGGATGCGCTGCTGCTTGAAGGTCGGCGAGGCCTTCGCCTCGGGCGACATGTTCTTCGAGACGATCTGCAGCTGCGTGATGAACTGCGAGGCGGTCATCAGGACGACCATGATCACGGCGATGACGATGACGAGCTCCTGGCCGCCCTCGGCCAGAGCACCCTGGATCGACTGGTGCAGCGGGGCGATCCCGAAGAGGTTGGCCTCGCCGAACTGCTGGGCGAGCTCGTCGCTGAGGGGGCCCACGCCCGCCTTGCTGTGCTGCGCGTCGTTCAGCACCGAGAACAGGCTGAAGAAGATCGGCATCTGGATCAGCAGGGGGAGGCACGAGGCGAGCGGGTTCGTCCCCGTCTTCTTGTAGAGCTCCATCGTCTCGCGCGACATCGCCTCGCGGGACAGCTGGTCGCGCTTGCCCTTGTACTTGTCCTGGATCTTCTTCAGCTGGGGCGCCACCTCCAGCATCCGCCGCTGGCTCTTGATCTGCTTGACGAAGATCGGGATCAGCGCCGCGCGGATGACGAGGACGAGCCCGACGATCGACAGCACCCAGGTGATACCCGCCGCCGCATCCAGGCCCGTGAAGGTGAGCAGCTGGTGGAAGGCGACGAGAAGCAGCTCAACCACCCATTTGAGGGGCCAGAGGATCGTGCCGAGG
The genomic region above belongs to Rathayibacter sp. VKM Ac-2759 and contains:
- a CDS encoding R3H domain-containing nucleic acid-binding protein; the encoded protein is MTDSTQTYTDEQQPLEAPAEQPQAAPESTLSQLEDEGDVAADYIEEFLDICDLDGDIDIEVRNGRVYLSVTASGETNLRVLSRSDTVQALQELTRLAVQTKTGVFSRLILDIGGSRDAREAELAQLVDRAIERIEEGATSASLPPMSSYERKLVHDMVGERGFVSESRGEARERHTVITRG
- the rsmG gene encoding 16S rRNA (guanine(527)-N(7))-methyltransferase RsmG, which produces MEQPTLEPEPAAAATIAGDRLELLRRFTMALAEQGEERGLIGPLELPRLWTRHVLNSALVAPLLRPGLVGDVGSGAGLPGVVLGILRPDVQFVLIEPMERRVAWLQEQVEALELDNVSVLRVRAEDAQLERPLDQVTARAVSALSKLIPLTAPLLRKGGELVLLKGINAEKEIGAAEKQIRRFRLSPPEVIVLGDGVLSEVTRVVRATVG
- a CDS encoding AAA family ATPase; translation: MTRRRALLNAQPLPKPESTRVITISNQKGGVGKTTTTVNLAAGLARGAAKVLVIDLDPQGNASTALGIEHRAETTSVYDVIVNDTPLAEVVQKSPEFDTLYGVPATIHLAGAEIELVSLVAREQRLRRALDRMLDAMDEPFDYVFIDCPPSLGLLTINAFVAAREVLIPIQCEYYALEGLSQLLKNIDLIERHLNPNLGVSTILLTMFDGRTNLSHQVAAEVREHFPKEVLKAVIPRNVRISEAPSYGQSVISYDPQSSGSLAYLEAAAEIARRGARTTRETATEGEAR
- the yidC gene encoding membrane protein insertase YidC, which produces MDLLGTILWPLKWVVELLLVAFHQLLTFTGLDAAAGITWVLSIVGLVLVIRAALIPIFVKQIKSQRRMLEVAPQLKKIQDKYKGKRDQLSREAMSRETMELYKKTGTNPLASCLPLLIQMPIFFSLFSVLNDAQHSKAGVGPLSDELAQQFGEANLFGIAPLHQSIQGALAEGGQELVIVIAVIMVVLMTASQFITQLQIVSKNMSPEAKASPTFKQQRILLYILPLVFAFSGFAFPLGVMFYWLTSNIWTMVQQFVVIRNMPTPGSEAAKAREERLRRKGKLVEEITPAGETTLVEKKAVQRQQPVGKSRAKKQAGK